The following coding sequences are from one Streptomyces sp. NBC_01232 window:
- a CDS encoding RNA polymerase sigma factor: MTDPGPGPGPGPASDAASAGEDLLRRLAPQVLGALVRRYGHFDAAEDAVQEAMLAATRQWPEEGRPANPRGWLIRVASRRLTDQLRSEEARRRREETAVALTPRDEFVAPPPGEGRAPAEDDTLALLFLCCHADLAPAGRIALTLRAVGGLTTAEIARALLVPEATMAQRISRAKRRIKASGAPFGIRSDADAGTGAPDPQGAEERAERLADVLHVLYLIFNEGYTATSGGDLQRADLATEAIRLTRDVHALLPSDGEVSGLLALMLLTDARRAARTAPDGSLIPLAEQDRSRWDHDAITEGVALVSDALTHTALGPYQLRAAIAAVHDEAASDEDTDWVEILALYELLIRLVPGPVERLGHAVAVAMVHGPRRALALLAELDEDQRLAGQHRLEAVRAHLLERAGDRAAARASYAKAAGLTLSVPERRYLQFRAARIAEQEERDEQQEPEEPAERTGPAESAE, encoded by the coding sequence CTGACGGACCCCGGCCCCGGTCCAGGCCCCGGCCCGGCCTCCGACGCCGCCTCCGCGGGCGAGGACCTGCTGCGCCGACTGGCGCCGCAGGTCCTCGGCGCGCTCGTGCGCCGCTACGGACACTTCGACGCCGCCGAGGACGCCGTACAGGAGGCCATGCTCGCCGCCACCCGGCAGTGGCCCGAGGAAGGCCGCCCGGCCAATCCGCGCGGCTGGCTGATCCGCGTCGCCTCCCGTCGGCTCACGGACCAGCTGCGCAGCGAGGAGGCGCGCAGGCGCCGCGAGGAGACCGCCGTCGCACTGACCCCGCGCGACGAGTTCGTGGCGCCGCCCCCGGGGGAGGGCCGCGCCCCCGCCGAGGACGACACGCTCGCCCTGCTCTTCCTCTGCTGTCACGCCGATCTGGCCCCCGCCGGCAGGATCGCCCTCACCCTGCGCGCCGTCGGCGGCCTCACCACGGCCGAGATCGCCCGCGCCCTCCTCGTGCCCGAAGCCACGATGGCCCAGCGCATCAGCCGGGCGAAACGGCGCATCAAAGCCTCCGGGGCGCCGTTCGGCATCAGGAGCGACGCCGACGCCGGCACCGGTGCCCCCGACCCGCAAGGGGCCGAGGAACGCGCCGAGCGCCTCGCCGATGTGCTCCACGTGCTCTACCTGATCTTCAACGAGGGCTACACCGCCACCTCGGGCGGCGATCTGCAACGCGCCGACCTCGCCACCGAGGCGATCCGCCTCACCCGCGACGTCCACGCGCTGCTGCCGTCCGACGGAGAGGTGTCCGGCCTGCTGGCCCTCATGCTGCTCACCGACGCCCGCCGCGCCGCCCGCACCGCACCCGACGGCAGCCTGATCCCCCTCGCCGAGCAGGACCGCTCCCGCTGGGACCACGACGCCATCACAGAGGGAGTCGCCCTGGTCAGCGACGCGCTCACGCACACTGCGCTCGGCCCGTACCAGCTGCGCGCCGCGATCGCGGCCGTGCACGACGAGGCGGCGAGCGACGAGGACACCGACTGGGTGGAGATCCTCGCCCTGTACGAGCTGCTGATCCGGCTGGTCCCCGGTCCCGTGGAGCGCTTGGGCCACGCGGTCGCGGTGGCCATGGTGCACGGGCCGCGGCGAGCCCTGGCCCTGCTCGCCGAGCTGGACGAGGACCAGCGCCTTGCCGGGCAGCATCGCCTCGAGGCCGTACGGGCCCACCTGCTGGAGAGGGCGGGCGACCGGGCCGCGGCGCGCGCCTCCTACGCGAAGGCGGCCGGCCTCACCCTCAGCGTCCCGGAACGCCGCTACCTCCAGTTCCGGGCCGCCCGGATCGCGGAGCAGGAGGAGCGGGACGAGCAGCAGGAGCCGGAGGAACCGGCCGAACGGACAGGACCGGCGGAATCGGCAGAATGA
- a CDS encoding rodlin: MIKKFMATAAATASIVGAGAAMAAPAMAIGNDNGINTVNGNGAQQIYGNQKTAGDLSPQLGLVQGTLNKPCIGLPAKVNAQSILALVNIGVQDINVLSNPQNQQCTENSTQAKGDEPLSHILDNIPVLSGNVSAGS; this comes from the coding sequence ATGATCAAGAAGTTCATGGCCACCGCCGCCGCCACCGCGTCGATCGTCGGCGCGGGCGCGGCCATGGCCGCCCCGGCCATGGCCATCGGCAACGACAACGGGATCAACACCGTCAACGGCAATGGTGCCCAGCAGATCTACGGCAACCAGAAGACCGCCGGTGACCTGAGCCCGCAGCTCGGCCTGGTCCAGGGCACGCTGAACAAGCCCTGCATCGGTCTGCCGGCGAAGGTCAACGCCCAGTCGATCCTTGCTCTGGTCAACATCGGTGTCCAGGACATCAACGTCCTGTCGAACCCGCAGAACCAGCAGTGCACCGAGAACTCCACCCAGGCCAAGGGCGACGAGCCGCTCTCCCACATCCTGGACAACATTCCGGTCCTGTCCGGCAACGTCTCGGCCGGCAGCTGA
- a CDS encoding GNAT family N-acetyltransferase, with the protein MKIIDLEPGDARLAADLLPVLLELRPHLTEELFLEIVAEARGQGLRFTAAYDADGVCVGAAGWRIVVNTSMVRSLYVDDLVTAAAARSAGVGHELLAHLERHALAAGCTALTLESGTQRTDAHRFYFRERMAVTAFSFEKPLR; encoded by the coding sequence ATGAAGATCATCGACCTCGAGCCGGGCGACGCGCGGCTCGCAGCCGACCTGCTCCCCGTGCTGCTCGAACTCCGTCCCCACCTCACCGAGGAGCTCTTCCTCGAGATCGTCGCGGAGGCGCGCGGCCAGGGGCTTCGTTTCACTGCGGCCTACGACGCCGACGGCGTGTGCGTGGGCGCCGCCGGCTGGCGGATCGTCGTCAATACCTCGATGGTCCGCTCGCTCTACGTCGACGACCTGGTCACCGCCGCTGCCGCCCGTTCCGCCGGAGTGGGGCACGAGCTCCTCGCGCACCTGGAGCGGCACGCACTGGCGGCGGGCTGCACCGCCCTCACCCTGGAGTCCGGCACCCAGCGGACCGATGCGCACCGCTTCTACTTCCGCGAGCGGATGGCCGTGACCGCCTTCAGCTTCGAGAAGCCGCTGCGCTGA
- a CDS encoding class I SAM-dependent methyltransferase, translating into MTNESRARSFSSAAARYAAHRPAYPPALFDTLAEMAGFPLAGARVADVGAGTGIATALLEARGARVVGVEPGEGMAQEFRRCNPRTPLVRADGNRLPLAAGSLDLLTYAQSWHWTDPAHAVPEALRVLRPGGALAVWQNDPDVGVGWIADQQARIEERFGPGWYINERALSQEGLRFTDRRLFWSRRVPVDTHLAKLSTHSLFLIGEPGTDAFLEEERALLMDRFPDGWVEEHYVVEVSVAVRGRDIR; encoded by the coding sequence ATGACGAACGAATCCCGTGCTCGTTCCTTCAGCTCCGCGGCCGCACGCTACGCCGCCCACCGCCCCGCGTACCCGCCCGCGCTCTTCGACACGCTGGCGGAGATGGCCGGCTTTCCGCTGGCCGGAGCACGGGTCGCCGACGTCGGGGCGGGAACGGGTATCGCCACCGCCCTGCTGGAGGCCCGCGGGGCCCGGGTGGTCGGGGTGGAGCCGGGCGAGGGCATGGCCCAGGAGTTCCGGCGCTGCAACCCCCGTACGCCGCTCGTCCGCGCCGACGGCAACCGGCTGCCGCTGGCCGCCGGCAGCCTGGACCTGCTGACTTACGCGCAGTCCTGGCACTGGACCGACCCGGCCCACGCCGTGCCCGAGGCGCTGCGCGTGCTGCGTCCCGGCGGGGCGCTGGCGGTCTGGCAGAACGACCCGGACGTCGGGGTCGGCTGGATCGCGGACCAGCAGGCCCGGATCGAGGAGCGGTTCGGCCCGGGGTGGTACATCAACGAGCGCGCGCTCTCGCAGGAGGGGCTGCGGTTCACCGACCGCCGGCTGTTCTGGTCGCGCCGCGTTCCGGTCGACACGCACCTGGCCAAGCTGTCCACGCACTCCCTGTTCCTGATCGGCGAGCCCGGCACGGATGCCTTCCTGGAGGAGGAGCGCGCCCTCCTCATGGACCGGTTCCCGGACGGATGGGTGGAGGAGCACTACGTGGTCGAGGTGAGCGTGGCGGTCCGGGGGCGCGACATCCGATAG
- the cynS gene encoding cyanase: MPHAQFDPTAREALAVTVVDAKTRKDLSWQQLADAAGLSVAFVTAALLGQHPLPESAAKAVAALLDLDEDAVLLLQTIPTRGSVPGGIPADPTIYRFHEMLQVYGTTLKALVHEQFGDGIISAINFKLAVRKVADPEGGERAVITLDGKYLPTRPF, from the coding sequence ATGCCGCACGCCCAGTTCGACCCCACCGCCCGCGAGGCCCTCGCCGTCACCGTCGTCGACGCCAAGACCCGCAAGGACCTCTCCTGGCAGCAGCTCGCCGACGCGGCGGGCCTGTCGGTCGCCTTCGTCACCGCCGCCCTGCTGGGCCAGCACCCGCTGCCCGAGTCCGCCGCGAAGGCGGTCGCCGCGCTGCTGGACCTGGACGAGGACGCGGTGCTGCTCCTGCAGACGATCCCGACCCGCGGGTCCGTCCCCGGCGGCATCCCGGCCGATCCGACGATCTACCGCTTCCACGAAATGCTCCAGGTCTACGGGACGACCCTGAAGGCACTGGTCCACGAGCAGTTCGGGGACGGCATCATCAGCGCGATCAACTTCAAGCTGGCCGTCAGGAAGGTCGCCGATCCCGAGGGCGGTGAGCGGGCCGTCATCACCCTGGACGGCAAGTACCTTCCGACGCGGCCTTTCTGA
- a CDS encoding carbonic anhydrase, producing MQTMTPAHDLADGVARFQREVFPAKAELFARLAEVHRPTTLFIGCSDARVVPELITQSEPGELFVVRTAGNLVPAQAPGPDGVAASIEYAVAVLGVTEVVVCGHSACGAMTALAEGADLSAAASVSGWLRHADASVARTAGCAGPGRLAALIRENVRVQLANLATHPSVARARAAGNLSLHGWVYDIGSGSVTDVATTTAA from the coding sequence ATGCAGACCATGACCCCCGCGCACGATCTCGCGGACGGCGTCGCCCGATTCCAGCGCGAGGTGTTTCCGGCCAAGGCGGAGCTCTTCGCCCGCTTGGCCGAGGTGCACCGGCCGACGACCCTGTTCATCGGGTGTTCGGACGCCCGTGTGGTGCCGGAACTGATCACGCAGAGCGAGCCGGGCGAGCTGTTCGTCGTCCGCACCGCCGGAAATCTCGTACCCGCCCAAGCACCGGGCCCGGACGGGGTGGCGGCCAGCATCGAGTACGCCGTGGCCGTCCTCGGTGTCACCGAGGTCGTCGTGTGCGGGCACTCGGCCTGCGGGGCGATGACCGCCCTGGCCGAGGGCGCGGACCTGAGCGCCGCCGCCTCCGTCTCGGGCTGGCTGCGGCATGCGGACGCCTCGGTGGCCCGTACCGCGGGCTGCGCCGGTCCCGGCCGGCTGGCGGCCCTGATCCGCGAGAACGTGCGCGTCCAGCTCGCGAACCTGGCCACGCACCCCTCGGTCGCCCGCGCCCGGGCCGCGGGAAACCTCTCGCTGCACGGATGGGTCTACGACATCGGATCCGGCAGCGTCACCGACGTCGCCACCACCACGGCCGCCTGA
- a CDS encoding AMP-binding protein, with translation MASMMPVSRSGAERQSHMVAARYVTSLVGALERYAGQPALGVGPDVLEFQEVLGGARRLAGVLSGAGVGRGSGLACVAGSNRPEVLLVRIAAHLLGARLTQVLAGPALYGLDHILRDCRPDLVVHDVPVPGTGAPLLDLAELLRRAAGHEPGAVSVQAREDDVARVTYTGGTTGRPKGVASTFGAMAARNAVQPAAWAESVHLSVTSLAQRSGGRCLEQWRAGGRVEILEPFSPGEFAAACRRLGRVSTYLTTSMLYRLLDDPVTARGVPGLEAVSYGDSPVHPERLREAVTRWGSRWRQGYGTNEAAVICRLSPADHDAAVGGRPELLASVGRPVVGVEVEVRDERGAAVASGRTGEVWMRSAAMMTGYWGRPRLTAGVLRDGWLRTGDVGHFGADGYLYLDDRVHDVVMVHGDNVYCVPVEAALTRHPGVGQAVVVGRHSELTGEEVCAFLVPAAGYAPGPGIAAEACDLVEKELAPAHRPTAVFWEQAVPLTARGKPDKRRLRDRAARG, from the coding sequence ATGGCGTCCATGATGCCGGTGTCCCGGAGCGGCGCGGAGAGGCAGTCGCACATGGTGGCCGCGCGGTATGTCACGTCCCTGGTAGGGGCGTTGGAGCGGTACGCGGGGCAGCCCGCGCTCGGCGTGGGACCGGACGTGCTGGAATTCCAGGAGGTGCTGGGCGGTGCCCGCCGGCTGGCCGGGGTGCTCTCCGGGGCGGGCGTCGGGCGCGGATCGGGGCTGGCCTGTGTCGCGGGGTCGAACCGGCCGGAGGTGCTGCTGGTACGGATCGCCGCTCACCTGCTGGGCGCCCGGCTGACCCAGGTGCTGGCCGGACCGGCGCTGTACGGGCTGGACCACATCCTGCGGGACTGCCGGCCGGACCTGGTCGTCCACGATGTGCCGGTGCCCGGCACCGGGGCGCCGCTGCTGGACCTGGCGGAGTTGCTCCGCCGGGCCGCCGGCCACGAGCCCGGGGCGGTCTCCGTGCAGGCCCGGGAGGACGACGTGGCACGGGTGACGTACACCGGCGGGACCACCGGGCGGCCCAAGGGCGTGGCCTCCACCTTCGGCGCGATGGCCGCGCGGAACGCCGTACAGCCGGCGGCCTGGGCGGAGTCGGTCCATCTGTCGGTCACATCGCTGGCGCAGCGGTCCGGCGGACGGTGCCTGGAGCAGTGGCGGGCCGGGGGGCGGGTGGAGATCCTCGAACCGTTCTCACCCGGGGAGTTCGCGGCGGCCTGCCGACGCCTGGGGCGGGTGTCCACGTACTTGACGACCTCGATGCTGTACCGGCTGCTGGACGACCCGGTGACCGCCCGCGGCGTACCCGGGCTGGAGGCGGTCTCCTACGGCGATTCGCCCGTCCACCCCGAACGGCTGCGGGAGGCCGTGACCCGCTGGGGCAGCCGGTGGCGGCAGGGATACGGCACGAACGAGGCGGCGGTGATCTGCCGCCTGTCCCCCGCCGACCACGATGCGGCGGTGGGCGGGCGGCCGGAACTGCTGGCGTCGGTGGGGCGACCGGTCGTCGGCGTGGAGGTCGAGGTGCGCGACGAGCGGGGCGCCGCGGTGGCGTCCGGGCGCACCGGCGAGGTGTGGATGCGGTCGGCGGCGATGATGACCGGGTACTGGGGCCGGCCCCGGCTGACGGCCGGAGTGCTTCGGGACGGCTGGCTGCGGACGGGGGACGTCGGCCACTTCGGCGCGGACGGCTATCTCTACCTGGACGACCGGGTCCACGACGTCGTGATGGTCCACGGGGACAACGTGTACTGCGTGCCCGTCGAGGCCGCGCTCACCCGGCATCCCGGCGTCGGGCAGGCCGTGGTGGTGGGGCGGCACAGTGAGCTCACCGGCGAGGAGGTGTGCGCCTTCCTCGTACCGGCGGCGGGGTACGCGCCCGGCCCGGGGATCGCTGCCGAGGCCTGTGACCTGGTGGAGAAGGAACTGGCCCCGGCGCACCGGCCCACCGCGGTGTTCTGGGAACAGGCGGTCCCGCTCACCGCCCGCGGCAAGCCGGACAAGCGCCGGCTGCGGGACCGGGCGGCGCGGGGCTAG
- a CDS encoding serine hydrolase domain-containing protein gives MSDLRSLLETYVGDGSLPGAVALVAHDEAVEVAAVGSLDTAGTAPMARDSLFRVASVTKPVTAAATMMLIEDGLLSLDLPVARWLPELAAPTVVRTPSAPLDDVVPAVRPITVADLLTFRAGYGFPADFSLPAVTPLIGDLKQGPPSPQEVAAPDEWMAVLGGIPLLNQPGEAWLYNTCSDILGVLIARATGQSFPDVLAERVFEPLGMRDTAFVVPREQLHRFTSSYRATADGKGLELIDAPDGQWSSLPAFPSGAGGLVSTVDDLHAFGRMLLAGGSHGGRRLLSGASVRQMTTDHLTAPQREAGALFLEGQGWGFGGSVDVARIDPWNVPGRYGWIGGTGTAAHIVPATGTVTVLLTQRELSGPASPEVMRAFWTYAAARP, from the coding sequence ATGAGCGACCTGCGCAGTCTTCTGGAGACCTACGTCGGTGACGGATCGCTGCCCGGCGCGGTGGCCCTCGTGGCCCACGACGAAGCCGTGGAGGTCGCGGCGGTCGGCTCCCTCGACACCGCCGGCACCGCGCCCATGGCCCGCGACTCCCTCTTCCGGGTCGCGTCGGTCACCAAACCCGTGACGGCCGCGGCCACCATGATGCTCATCGAGGACGGCCTGCTCTCGCTCGATCTCCCCGTGGCCCGCTGGCTGCCGGAACTCGCGGCGCCGACGGTCGTCCGTACGCCGTCCGCACCACTCGACGACGTGGTACCCGCCGTCCGGCCGATCACCGTCGCCGACCTCCTGACCTTCCGCGCCGGGTACGGCTTTCCCGCCGACTTCTCGCTGCCCGCCGTGACCCCGCTGATCGGCGATCTGAAGCAGGGTCCGCCCAGCCCCCAGGAGGTCGCGGCGCCGGACGAGTGGATGGCTGTCCTCGGGGGGATCCCGCTCCTGAACCAGCCCGGCGAGGCATGGCTCTACAACACCTGCTCCGACATCCTCGGGGTGCTGATCGCCCGTGCGACCGGGCAGTCCTTCCCTGACGTCCTCGCCGAGCGCGTCTTCGAGCCGCTCGGCATGCGGGACACGGCGTTCGTCGTTCCCCGGGAGCAGCTCCACCGGTTCACCAGCTCCTACCGGGCGACCGCCGACGGAAAGGGCCTGGAGCTCATCGACGCGCCCGACGGCCAGTGGAGCAGCCTCCCGGCCTTCCCCTCCGGTGCGGGCGGGCTGGTCTCCACCGTCGACGACCTGCACGCCTTCGGCCGGATGCTGCTCGCGGGAGGCTCCCACGGGGGCCGACGGCTGCTCTCCGGCGCGTCGGTACGGCAGATGACCACCGACCACCTCACCGCGCCGCAGCGCGAGGCGGGCGCCCTGTTCCTGGAGGGCCAGGGCTGGGGCTTCGGCGGCTCGGTGGACGTGGCCCGCATCGACCCGTGGAACGTACCGGGCCGTTACGGCTGGATCGGCGGCACGGGCACCGCCGCCCACATCGTCCCCGCGACCGGGACCGTCACCGTGCTCCTGACCCAGCGGGAGCTGAGCGGCCCGGCCTCGCCCGAGGTGATGCGCGCGTTCTGGACCTACGCCGCCGCGCGGCCCTGA
- the cynR gene encoding transcriptional regulator CynR, translating to MALELRHLRYLIAVAEHGSFTRAAEELRISQPTLSQQVKQLERAVGVQLLDRTGRAVRLTDAGATYVHYARGALRDLAAAERAVMDLADLSRGHLRLALTPTFTAYLVGPLVAGLHRAHPGIALEVREMPQDRIEAGLLADEHDLGLAFEGPHLPGIAATPLFIETLGLVAAADADPGPLPVRDLATRRLALLSGDFATREHVDAYLAAHGVRPHIAVEANSVHALTEIVRRTSLATVLPDAVTHDHPYLRPVPLDPALPSRTVTLLRRESAYQSAAARAFTGLTARLVRDRGYRLPLRANAQREAATSGADHLPGHSFQAR from the coding sequence ATGGCCCTGGAACTGCGTCACCTGCGCTATTTGATCGCCGTCGCCGAACACGGCAGCTTCACCCGCGCCGCCGAAGAACTGCGGATCTCCCAGCCCACCCTGTCCCAGCAGGTGAAGCAGCTCGAACGCGCCGTCGGCGTGCAGCTGTTGGACCGTACCGGGCGCGCCGTGCGGCTGACCGACGCGGGCGCGACGTACGTGCACTACGCGCGCGGGGCGCTGCGGGACCTGGCCGCCGCCGAGCGCGCCGTCATGGACCTGGCCGACCTCTCCCGCGGCCACCTGCGCCTCGCGCTGACCCCGACCTTCACCGCGTACCTCGTCGGCCCGCTCGTCGCCGGGCTCCACCGTGCCCATCCCGGGATCGCCCTGGAGGTCCGGGAGATGCCCCAGGACCGCATCGAAGCCGGCCTGCTCGCCGACGAGCACGACCTCGGGCTCGCCTTCGAGGGGCCGCACCTGCCCGGCATCGCGGCGACCCCGCTGTTCATCGAAACCCTCGGCCTGGTCGCCGCCGCCGACGCGGACCCCGGCCCGCTGCCCGTACGGGACCTCGCGACGCGCCGACTGGCGCTGCTCAGCGGGGACTTCGCCACCCGCGAGCACGTCGACGCCTACCTCGCCGCCCACGGTGTCCGGCCGCACATCGCGGTCGAGGCGAATTCCGTGCACGCCCTCACCGAGATCGTCCGGCGCACCTCACTGGCCACCGTCCTGCCCGACGCGGTCACCCACGACCACCCGTACCTGCGCCCCGTTCCGCTGGACCCCGCCCTCCCGTCCCGCACGGTCACCCTGCTGCGGAGGGAGAGTGCGTACCAGAGCGCCGCGGCCCGCGCCTTCACCGGGCTCACGGCCCGGCTGGTGCGCGACCGCGGCTACCGCCTCCCGCTGCGCGCGAACGCGCAGCGGGAGGCGGCCACGAGCGGGGCGGATCACTTGCCGGGGCACTCCTTCCAGGCCAGGTGA
- a CDS encoding PhzF family phenazine biosynthesis protein, whose protein sequence is MRIQIVDAFTSRPFTGNPAGVCLLPAGPWPDDIRLGQIAAELNHPETAFALPLPAGGEADWEIRWFTPLVEANLCGHATLATVHTLRREGLLTGGPVRFLSRYSGLLTARAAGEGADGADGEITLDFPAAPVTEVPVPAGLADALGTRPEATFRTGALGDLLTVLPDEATVRTLCPDLSAVAALSLREDLRGVIVTAVAEVAAGAAATSAEEATEDAYDFVSRFFAPARGIPEDPVTGSAHTALAPYWAARLGRTDALTGFQASARPGLVTAAVHGDRVHLTGRAVTVLEATLRV, encoded by the coding sequence ATGCGCATCCAGATCGTAGACGCCTTCACCAGCCGTCCCTTCACCGGAAATCCTGCCGGTGTCTGCCTGCTCCCGGCCGGCCCTTGGCCCGACGACATACGGCTGGGGCAGATCGCCGCCGAGCTGAACCATCCCGAGACGGCCTTCGCCCTGCCGCTCCCGGCCGGGGGCGAGGCCGACTGGGAGATCCGCTGGTTCACTCCGCTCGTCGAAGCCAATCTGTGCGGCCATGCCACATTGGCCACGGTTCACACGCTGCGCCGGGAGGGTCTGCTGACGGGTGGCCCGGTCCGCTTCCTGAGCCGGTACAGCGGCCTGCTCACCGCGCGGGCCGCTGGTGAGGGGGCAGACGGGGCTGACGGGGAGATCACTCTGGACTTCCCGGCCGCCCCGGTGACGGAGGTTCCGGTACCGGCGGGCCTCGCCGACGCCCTGGGGACACGGCCGGAGGCCACGTTCCGTACGGGCGCGCTGGGCGATCTGCTCACCGTCCTGCCCGACGAGGCCACCGTACGGACGCTGTGCCCCGACCTCTCGGCGGTCGCGGCCCTGAGCCTGCGCGAGGATCTGCGCGGGGTCATCGTCACCGCCGTCGCCGAGGTGGCCGCAGGCGCCGCGGCCACCTCGGCCGAGGAGGCGACGGAAGACGCGTACGACTTTGTCTCCCGCTTCTTCGCCCCGGCGAGGGGCATCCCCGAGGACCCTGTCACCGGCAGTGCCCACACCGCACTGGCCCCCTACTGGGCGGCTCGGCTGGGCCGCACCGACGCCCTCACCGGATTCCAGGCCTCGGCACGCCCCGGCCTGGTGACGGCCGCCGTCCACGGGGACCGGGTCCACCTCACCGGGCGGGCGGTCACCGTTCTGGAGGCGACCCTCCGCGTCTGA
- a CDS encoding tryptophan 2,3-dioxygenase family protein produces the protein MNPECAEADRWADAGHVNGELNGLHLARTVTEEVRRTGKHFLPRSLLLRLGDIRNRPAEDRPPFLRAFLDCVLDKHEGRYWNRTYLSLPLLELLLDTAEDAPDPNRMATLLISDVIRFETRWAASSRESAASDPPDPETLRKRLRHALRFVAHDLDGPEADELMSRAADASRSHWADVADLLPRLTTEEAGHWFDVTVQPVYVLHDEYFFIRALQAHEMIFTAIATDVRSAVEALRDGRLAAAAADVERAAGLFERASALFRMVATMRPGHFDGFRHFTQGASAIQSEQYKRFEILCGLPTAPRLRSEAFTNVPAVRAEAEDATHDTVVRAYLDLRRSARFDEAEWNRFRTALGGLEERHQRWKSTHRSLAARMLGDAHGSGYTAGVPYLAECLDNRLFWQLGEQRGAGRPTGAPIASERT, from the coding sequence ATGAACCCGGAATGCGCGGAAGCGGACCGATGGGCGGACGCCGGGCACGTGAACGGCGAGCTGAACGGGCTCCACCTGGCTCGTACCGTCACGGAAGAGGTGCGGCGGACCGGAAAGCACTTCCTGCCGCGGTCCCTCCTGCTTCGGCTCGGCGACATCCGGAACCGCCCCGCCGAGGACCGCCCGCCCTTCCTCCGGGCATTCCTCGACTGCGTGCTCGACAAGCACGAGGGGCGCTACTGGAACAGGACCTACCTCTCCCTGCCGCTGCTGGAGCTCCTCCTGGACACCGCGGAAGACGCTCCGGACCCGAACCGGATGGCCACCCTGCTCATATCCGACGTCATCCGCTTCGAGACCCGGTGGGCAGCCTCGTCCCGCGAATCCGCCGCGAGCGACCCGCCGGACCCGGAGACCCTGCGCAAGCGGCTGCGCCACGCCCTGCGGTTCGTGGCGCACGACCTCGACGGACCGGAGGCCGACGAACTGATGTCCCGCGCGGCCGACGCGTCCCGGTCCCACTGGGCGGACGTCGCCGACCTCCTTCCCCGGCTGACGACCGAGGAAGCGGGCCACTGGTTCGACGTGACGGTCCAGCCCGTGTACGTGCTCCACGACGAGTACTTCTTCATCAGGGCCCTCCAGGCCCATGAAATGATCTTCACGGCGATCGCGACGGACGTACGGTCGGCGGTCGAGGCGCTGCGCGACGGCCGCCTGGCAGCGGCGGCGGCCGACGTGGAGCGCGCCGCCGGCCTCTTCGAGCGGGCCTCCGCCCTGTTCCGGATGGTCGCCACCATGCGGCCGGGGCACTTCGACGGTTTCCGCCACTTCACTCAGGGCGCCAGCGCCATCCAGTCCGAGCAGTACAAGCGCTTCGAGATCCTCTGCGGCCTCCCGACCGCCCCGCGGCTGAGGTCGGAAGCCTTCACGAACGTGCCCGCCGTACGTGCCGAGGCCGAGGACGCCACCCACGACACGGTGGTGCGGGCCTACCTCGACCTCCGCCGCTCGGCCCGTTTCGACGAGGCGGAGTGGAACCGCTTCCGCACCGCGCTCGGCGGGCTGGAGGAAAGGCACCAGCGCTGGAAGTCCACCCACCGGAGCCTCGCCGCGCGCATGCTGGGCGACGCGCACGGATCGGGTTACACCGCGGGCGTCCCCTACCTGGCCGAGTGCCTGGACAACCGCCTCTTCTGGCAGCTCGGCGAGCAGCGCGGGGCGGGGCGCCCGACGGGCGCTCCCATCGCGAGCGAACGAACCTGA
- a CDS encoding YciI family protein, giving the protein MKYMLMVLGKQSDYDAMGGAANSDSPGWSESDLKAMFDYMGALNDDLAESGEWVDGQGLADPRQARLVTAAADGSPVVSDGPYGEAKEVLAGYWIVDVADFARAAEIAARAYACPVPDGAPNYPVVVHPVDSRSGAEMC; this is encoded by the coding sequence ATGAAGTACATGCTGATGGTCCTCGGGAAGCAGTCCGACTACGACGCCATGGGCGGCGCCGCGAACAGTGACAGCCCCGGATGGTCCGAATCGGACCTGAAGGCGATGTTCGACTACATGGGCGCCCTCAACGACGACCTCGCCGAGTCGGGCGAGTGGGTCGACGGGCAGGGACTGGCCGATCCCCGCCAGGCCCGCCTGGTCACCGCGGCCGCCGACGGCAGCCCCGTGGTCTCCGACGGGCCGTACGGAGAGGCCAAAGAGGTGCTCGCCGGCTACTGGATCGTCGACGTCGCGGACTTCGCCCGGGCCGCCGAGATCGCCGCCCGTGCCTACGCGTGCCCGGTCCCGGACGGTGCGCCGAACTACCCGGTCGTCGTCCACCCCGTCGACAGCCGCTCGGGGGCCGAGATGTGCTGA